From the Devosia sp. FJ2-5-3 genome, the window GGCTTCAACCAGCGCCACAAATTCCTGCGGGTCTATGGGCCGACGCGGATGAACTACCGCAATCATCGCAAGATCGTCGTGGCCGATGGCAAACACGCCTGGGTCGGTGGGCACAATGTGGGCATCGAATATCTGGGCAAGGATCCACGCTATGGCCATTGGCGCGACACCCATGTGCGCGTTTCCGGCCCGGCGGCTCTGGGGTGTGCGCTGCTCTTCCGCGAGGACTGGGAATGGGCCACCGGCGAAAGACTGCCGGCCAACCCGCCCAAGGAGCTTGAGACCCCGGGCGATCAATCCGTGCTGGTCATGGGCAGTGGCCCCGCCGACAAGCTCGAGGAATGCGCCATTGCCTATGTCGACCTGATCGGACGGGCGCGCGAGCGCCTATGGATCGTGAGCCCCTATTTCGTGCCTGACACGGACATCCGGACGGCGCTGTTCGCGGCGAGATTGCGCGGGGTGGATGTGCGGATCATGCTGCCCGACAACCCCGACCACGCCCTGGTTTGGCTGGCAAGCATGGCCCATGCTGACGGCATGGTGGAGCATGGTATCTCGGTCTACCGCTATACGGACGGGTTCCTGCACCAGAAAGTGGTGCTGATGGACGATGAGATCGCCACGGTGGGAAGCGTCAATTTCGACAATCGCTCATTCGCGATCAATTTCGAGATCACGCTGTGGTTCGCCGATCGCAAGACCGTCGACGCCGTCGAGGCGATGCTGCTCGAGGACTTCAAATCCTGCCGCGAGGTCAGCTCGTCGGAGCTCGAGACCAGACCGATGACGCTGTATTTTCTCACCCAGGCGGCCCGGCTCCTGTCACCGCTCCTGTAAGGCGTTCGCCGAGAGCATTTCACCGCCTAGTTGACGCGACGACGTCACGCTAAGTCCGTGTTTTGTCGTGGTGCCCACATTTCCTCGAAGCGCTCTAGCGGATCGGCGGGGCGTAGAGCAGCCCCCCATTGCTCCAGAGAGCGTTTTGGCCCCTCAGCATGGCGGCGCCGGTCTGCGACCCGAAATGGCGGTCATAGAGTTCGCCATAATTGCCGACCGCGCGAATGGCATCGCTCATGAAGGAGCGTTTGAGGCCCAATGGCGCGCCGAAATCGCCCTCCACGCCAAGCAGGCGGCGGACTGCCGCAGTGCGCGCAGCCGAAAGCGACTCGATATTGAGGCTGGTGACGCCCACTTCCTCGGCATTGATCAGGGCGAAAATGGTCCAGCGAACGATATTGAACCACTGGTCGTCGCCCTGCCGGACGACAGGACCGAGCATTTCCTTGGAAATGCGCTCTGGCAGGACGCGATGCTGGGGCGGATCGGGAAGGTCGCGGCGGATGGCCTGCAGCTGGCGGCCCGGCGCGGATACGACCTGGCAGAGCCCGGCGCGATAGGCAACAGCCAGATCGGCGACCTCTTCATAGACCACTTCTTCGAAGCTGGTCTGGTTGGCAAAGAAGAAATCGTCGAGCGCCTTCAGTTCTCCAAAACTGTCGGCAACGCAGATGCTGACATTATCCAGCTCATAGGCCGAAACGACGCCGAGAGATTGCGGCACCAGAAACGCCTGGCCATCGAAGAAGCTCGTGGCGACATAACGCGCGCCAAACCGGGTATCGCGGCCCGCCGTCCAGGCGCCATTGCGCATCAGCACGTCGACCGTTTCCGTCTGGAGCGGCGCAAATCGGGCCTCTCCACGATAGGAGCGGAACTCGATGAGATCGGGATTGCCGAATATGCCGGCCGCCAGGGCGCGGCACAGATCGACATCGAATCCCGACCAGCGTCCATCGGCATCCTGCTGCGCGAAGCCGGCAAGCGGATTGCTCGAGCCACAGATAAGGAAACCACGTTCGCGCACGGTATCGAGCGTCTGTGCGGCGGCGGGAGTGCTCGCCAAACCGGCAAACACCGTCAGCGCGCATAGCAATTGCTCTAAAAAATGTCTCACGACGCCAACTTCTTTTGCAACAGCTTGGCATATTGGCAGGCGGGAGGGAGGGGTCAAGCGGCTCGCTCGCCTGACCCCAGGAGTTTGTGCAGCAAAGACTCAGTGCAGGATCTGGCTGAGGAAGAGCTTGGTGCGCTCGTGCTGCGGGTTGGAGAAGAAATTATCCGGATCGTTCTGCTCGATGATCTGCCCCTGATCCATGAAGATCACGCGATTGGCCACTTGGCGGGCAAAGCCCATTTCGTGGGTCACGCAGAGCATGGTCATGCCATCTTCGGCCAGGCTGATCATCACTTCGAGCACTTCCTTGACCATTTCCGGGTCGAGGGCTGAGGTCGGCTCGTCGAACAGCATGATCTTTGGCTGCATGCAGAGTGAGCGCGCAATGGCGACGCGCTGCTGCTGGCCGCCGGACAGCTGGCCCGGGAATTTATTGGCCTGCTCGGGAATTTTCACCCGCTCCAGATAGTGCATGGCCGAATCTTCCGCCTCGGCCTTTGGGGTGCCGCGCACCCAGATGGGCGCGAGGGTAAGGTTTTGCAAAATCGTCAGGTGTGGGAAGAGATTAAAGTGCTGGAACACCATGCCCACCTCCCGGCGCACTTCATCGATGCGCTTGAGGTCGGCGGTAAGCTCGGTGCCATTGACGATGATCTTGCCCTGCTGATGCTCTTCTAGCCGGTTGATGCAGCGGATCAGGGTCGACTTGCCGGACCCGGACGGCCCGGCAATGACGATCCGCTCGCCCCGCATCACTTTCAGGTCGATGTCGCGCAGCACGTGGAAATCGCCATACCATTTGTGCATGCCGATAACATCGATGGCGACGTCCGTGTCGGACACGGTCATGTTGCTGGTGTCGATGGCGCGATCTGCGCCGGTGGTGATGTCGCTCATCGCGTTACCTCTTGTGGCCAGTGTCCAGGCGCCGCTCCATGAAGATGGAATAGCGCGACATGGCAAAGCAGAAAATCCAGAAAACCATGGCGGCGAATAGATAGCCGGTTATGGCCTGTGTCGGGGACGCCCAGTTGATGTCCGAACTGGCCGCCTGCACCGTGTTGAGCAGATCGAAAATGCCTACGATGGAGACGAGAGAGGTGTCCTTGAACAGGGCAATGAAGCTGTTCACGATGCCCGGGATGACGTGCTTGATGGCTTGGGGCAGGATGATCAGCCCCATGGATTTCCAATAGCTCAGCCCGAGCGCCGATGCCGCCTCATATTGCCCGCGCGGCAGCGCCTGCAGGCCGCCGCGAACCACTTCGGCCAGATAGGCCGAGGAGAACAGCGTGACGCCGACCAGGGCACGCAGCAATTTGTCGACCGTCGTACCCTGAGGCATGAACAGCGGCAGCATGATCGAGGCCATGAACAGGACCGTGATCAGTGGCACCGCCCGCCAGAGCTCAATGAACATGACGCAGAGCGTCTTGATGATCGGCAGTTTCGATTGCCGTCCCAGTGCCAGAAGAATCCCGAGCGGTATCGAGCAGATAATGCCCACGA encodes:
- a CDS encoding amino acid ABC transporter permease, which encodes MTSMFVRSQMVAPQPAPVNNAGPIAWLRRNLFSTPGNALLSVVAVIVLLWAIPPIYGFVMPTFLGGHAVPPGGTVEDCRALGAGACWAYIEARMSFFIYGFYPPSEYWRPNLVFLFGALLIAPLLIPSVPFKRLNAILFFVVYPIVCFFLLNGGAFGLRSVPTEQWGGLLVTLVISLVGIICSIPLGILLALGRQSKLPIIKTLCVMFIELWRAVPLITVLFMASIMLPLFMPQGTTVDKLLRALVGVTLFSSAYLAEVVRGGLQALPRGQYEAASALGLSYWKSMGLIILPQAIKHVIPGIVNSFIALFKDTSLVSIVGIFDLLNTVQAASSDINWASPTQAITGYLFAAMVFWIFCFAMSRYSIFMERRLDTGHKR
- the cls gene encoding cardiolipin synthase, with protein sequence MFGIDDILRAIVADLHLLAALMAAIYLLAFICAVREILNSRTSQGSIAWLLSLALLPFPTVFLYMIFGWKFFDDYATDRIKNGRADRPLRAKDLALIDRETTDKWPVQAQVSELPFLHGNDVELLIDGKATFDSIFEGIEAAQEYLLVQFYIVRDDELGQQLAERLIAKARQGVQVRLLYDDIGSTGMPKRFRTQLRDAGIKVAGFNQRHKFLRVYGPTRMNYRNHRKIVVADGKHAWVGGHNVGIEYLGKDPRYGHWRDTHVRVSGPAALGCALLFREDWEWATGERLPANPPKELETPGDQSVLVMGSGPADKLEECAIAYVDLIGRARERLWIVSPYFVPDTDIRTALFAARLRGVDVRIMLPDNPDHALVWLASMAHADGMVEHGISVYRYTDGFLHQKVVLMDDEIATVGSVNFDNRSFAINFEITLWFADRKTVDAVEAMLLEDFKSCREVSSSELETRPMTLYFLTQAARLLSPLL
- a CDS encoding amino acid ABC transporter ATP-binding protein; translation: MSDITTGADRAIDTSNMTVSDTDVAIDVIGMHKWYGDFHVLRDIDLKVMRGERIVIAGPSGSGKSTLIRCINRLEEHQQGKIIVNGTELTADLKRIDEVRREVGMVFQHFNLFPHLTILQNLTLAPIWVRGTPKAEAEDSAMHYLERVKIPEQANKFPGQLSGGQQQRVAIARSLCMQPKIMLFDEPTSALDPEMVKEVLEVMISLAEDGMTMLCVTHEMGFARQVANRVIFMDQGQIIEQNDPDNFFSNPQHERTKLFLSQILH
- a CDS encoding transporter substrate-binding domain-containing protein codes for the protein MRHFLEQLLCALTVFAGLASTPAAAQTLDTVRERGFLICGSSNPLAGFAQQDADGRWSGFDVDLCRALAAGIFGNPDLIEFRSYRGEARFAPLQTETVDVLMRNGAWTAGRDTRFGARYVATSFFDGQAFLVPQSLGVVSAYELDNVSICVADSFGELKALDDFFFANQTSFEEVVYEEVADLAVAYRAGLCQVVSAPGRQLQAIRRDLPDPPQHRVLPERISKEMLGPVVRQGDDQWFNIVRWTIFALINAEEVGVTSLNIESLSAARTAAVRRLLGVEGDFGAPLGLKRSFMSDAIRAVGNYGELYDRHFGSQTGAAMLRGQNALWSNGGLLYAPPIR